The following coding sequences lie in one Oceanicola sp. 502str15 genomic window:
- a CDS encoding transposase, with translation MPQYRRLPAATAPIFFTLCLSERGSTLLLDGLDLLREAVRHVKGYRPFHIHAFVVLPDHLHAVLGFPPEDPNYSQRWGSIKARFSRDARRAGLVPPWPVADAEAQRGLFRKGEAGLWQKRFWEHQCRDEADLQRHIRYCWANPVKHGLVARPVDWDASSIHRDTRAGLVAPEWSDTLMEGDYGEAA, from the coding sequence ATGCCGCAATACCGCCGCCTCCCTGCCGCCACGGCCCCGATCTTCTTCACGCTCTGCCTCTCCGAGCGCGGCTCGACCCTCCTGCTCGACGGCCTTGACCTGTTGCGCGAGGCGGTGCGCCACGTGAAGGGCTATCGCCCCTTCCACATCCACGCCTTCGTGGTGCTGCCCGACCATCTGCACGCCGTCCTCGGCTTCCCGCCGGAGGATCCGAACTATTCGCAACGCTGGGGCAGCATCAAGGCCCGCTTCAGCCGCGACGCCCGTAGGGCGGGACTTGTCCCGCCATGGCCCGTCGCGGATGCGGAGGCGCAGCGCGGTCTGTTCCGCAAGGGCGAGGCGGGCCTATGGCAGAAACGGTTCTGGGAGCATCAGTGCCGCGACGAGGCCGATCTGCAACGGCACATCCGCTACTGCTGGGCCAACCCGGTGAAGCACGGTCTGGTGGCGCGACCCGTAGATTGGGACGCCAGCTCGATCCACCGCGATACCCGCGCCGGCCTGGTGGCACCCGAGTGGAGCGACACGCTGATGGAGGGCGACTACGGCGAGGCCGCGTAG
- a CDS encoding cold-shock protein: MPNGTVKWFNPTKGFGFIAPDEGGKDVFVHISAVERAGLTGLKDDQKVTFDLESGRDGRQSATNLALA; this comes from the coding sequence ATGCCCAATGGCACCGTGAAATGGTTTAACCCCACCAAAGGCTTCGGCTTTATCGCTCCCGATGAGGGCGGCAAGGACGTGTTCGTGCACATCTCCGCCGTCGAGCGTGCCGGCCTGACCGGCCTGAAGGACGACCAGAAGGTCACCTTCGACCTCGAGTCTGGCCGTGACGGCCGCCAGAGCGCGACCAACCTCGCCCTGGCCTGA
- a CDS encoding T6SS effector amidase Tae4 family protein, which translates to MPTFTELWDAHPGRDFVCDETVFENQCAMRMGHALRACGVQLPADMRTCVGYNARRFRDHAPGHIRSAQQLADRLRANPALLANGVTCTVMEGTINDNADAIRGSNGVVFIHNGWGSTDHIDVLNGSTWDLKGAFNPADYRQRGQHTWFWNMSGGTS; encoded by the coding sequence ATGCCGACTTTCACCGAATTGTGGGATGCCCACCCCGGGCGCGACTTTGTCTGCGATGAAACCGTGTTCGAAAATCAATGCGCCATGCGGATGGGCCATGCCCTGCGGGCCTGTGGCGTTCAGCTTCCCGCCGACATGCGCACCTGCGTCGGCTACAACGCCCGCCGCTTCAGGGATCACGCCCCCGGCCACATTCGCTCGGCCCAGCAACTGGCCGACCGCCTGCGCGCCAACCCGGCCCTGCTGGCCAACGGGGTGACATGCACCGTGATGGAGGGCACCATAAACGACAACGCCGATGCCATCCGCGGCAGCAACGGCGTGGTGTTCATCCACAACGGCTGGGGCAGCACCGACCACATCGACGTTCTGAACGGCAGCACATGGGATCTGAAGGGCGCCTTCAACCCGGCCGACTATCGCCAGAGAGGGCAACACACATGGTTCTGGAACATGTCGGGCGGCACCTCCTGA
- a CDS encoding dodecin family protein has protein sequence MSVARVTEIIASSKKSFDDATEEGIKRATETLKGVQGAWVKDMKVVVEDGKISEYRVGLMVTFVLAD, from the coding sequence ATGTCTGTTGCACGCGTCACCGAAATCATCGCCTCGTCCAAGAAATCCTTCGACGACGCCACCGAAGAGGGCATCAAGCGCGCCACCGAAACGCTGAAGGGCGTTCAGGGCGCTTGGGTCAAGGACATGAAGGTCGTGGTCGAAGACGGCAAGATCTCCGAGTATCGCGTTGGCCTGATGGTCACATTCGTTCTGGCCGACTGA
- a CDS encoding SOS response-associated peptidase, which produces MPGRLFLTRPAEEIAAAFGAAVPEGQGPRANIAPGQQVVVWDGAALRLMRWGMIPVGRVNARGRPVMETIVNARSETVFDKSAFQGVQRGVVPCDGWYEWTGKARRKQPWRIAAGDGSLLGFAAVWDVWKAPNGAELAQVATVTCAPNGDVAPIHHRMGVILAPRDWPIWCSGSPSEAAALCRPWPDGRLKVAHAEGVDWQGP; this is translated from the coding sequence ATGCCGGGCCGGCTGTTTCTGACCCGCCCGGCAGAAGAGATCGCCGCCGCCTTCGGGGCCGCCGTGCCGGAAGGGCAGGGGCCTCGGGCCAATATCGCGCCGGGGCAGCAGGTTGTGGTGTGGGATGGCGCGGCGCTGCGGCTCATGCGCTGGGGGATGATCCCGGTGGGCCGGGTCAACGCACGCGGCCGCCCGGTGATGGAAACGATTGTTAACGCCCGCTCCGAGACGGTGTTTGACAAGAGCGCCTTTCAGGGCGTGCAGCGCGGCGTGGTGCCCTGCGACGGTTGGTACGAGTGGACAGGCAAGGCCCGGCGCAAGCAGCCTTGGCGGATTGCCGCGGGCGACGGAAGCTTGCTTGGCTTCGCCGCCGTCTGGGATGTGTGGAAGGCGCCCAACGGCGCCGAGCTGGCGCAGGTCGCCACCGTCACCTGCGCGCCCAATGGCGATGTCGCCCCGATCCACCACCGCATGGGGGTGATCCTTGCGCCCCGCGACTGGCCGATCTGGTGTTCGGGCAGCCCCTCCGAGGCCGCCGCCCTCTGCCGGCCCTGGCCCGACGGTCGGCTGAAGGTCGCCCATGCCGAGGGGGTCGACTGGCAGGGCCCGTGA